In the Streptomyces sp. WMMC940 genome, TCGTGGCCTGCAGGGTGGCGAACGGACCGTCGGTGACGGTGACCGAGTCGCCGACCTCGAAGTCCAGGACCTGGACCTCGACCTTGCGGGCCGGGGCCGGCTTGCCCTCGGCCTCGGCGGCCTCGCGGGCAGCCTTCTCCTCCGCCTCCGGGGCGAGCATCTTCACGATCTCGTCCAGGGTCAGCGGGTACGGGTCGTAGGCGTTGCCGACGAAGCCGGTCACACCCGGGGTGTTGCGGACGACGCCCCAGGACTCGTTCGTCAGGTCCATCCGGACGAGCACATAGCCGGGCAGCTTGTTCTGCCGGACGTTCTTGCGCTCGCCGTTCTTGATCTGGACGATCTCTTCCTCGGGCACCTCGGCCTGGTAGATGAAGTCCTCGACGTTCAGCGAGACGGCGCGCTGCTCCAGGTTGGCCTTCACGCGCTTCTCGTAACCGGCGTAGGTGTGGATCACGTACCACTCGCCGGGCAGCCCGCGCAGCTCCTCGCGGAGCGCGGCGACGGGGTCGGCCGGAGCCTCCGGCTCGGCCTCTTCGAGGGGCTGCTCGCCGGCCACGGCCTCCGCCGCCTCCGCGTCCTCGTCCACCTCGGCCACGGCCTCGGCTTCGTCGTCCACGTGGATCGCGGCCTGCTCCGCGGGCTCACCCGCAGCGGCGTCAGCAGCCTCCGCCTGGTCCGGGTCGACGGAGTCCGCCGCCTCGACGATGTCGAGCGCGTCCTCAGCGGACTCGAGGCTGTCGCTCGGCTCAACGGCGTCGTTCAGGTTCGGGTCAGACACGGTGGCTGCTTCTTCCTGGATACAGATGGGGTGGAACATGCGAAAAAGGCGCCGGTCAGGCGCCCTCCGCGGGATCAGCCGAAGACGTACTTGACGGCTGCCTGGAAGCCATAGTCGATCACGGTCACAAGACCGATCATGATGACCACGAAGATGATCACCACGGTCGTGTACGTCGTCAGCTGGCTGCGCGTGGGCCAGACGACCTTGCGAAGCTCGGCGACGACCTGGCGGTAGAACAGCGCGAGGCGGCCGAGGGGGCCCTTCTTCCCGCGCTTGCCACCCTTTCGGGTCTTCTTGCGGGACTCGGGCGCCTCGTCCTCGGCATCAGGCATGTCGATGGAGCCCACGGCGTCCGTCACGTCTCTCACCTGATTCCGGGTCGTGGCCGTGCCGCGCCCGGTCGAGCCGCACGGCGATGCATTGAAGTACGTACATGCGCACACATCCTGGCGAAGGTGTGTGTAGCAGGGCCGGAGGGACTTGAACCCCCAACCGCTGGTTTTGGAGACCAGTGCTCTACCAATTGAGCTACGACCCTTTGTGGTTCCCCCCAAACCTACCGCATCGGCGGTGGTGGTCCGTGAGGGCCAACGACCAGTGAGTGTACGTGGTCGGAAGCCGTGCGTCGAACAGATAGCTCCGAGGCGGTTCCTGTCCGCGTTCTGTCCGGACCCTGTCAGCCACCGCCCGACCCGCGAAACCCCCCTGCCCGGCCTCTCCGCGTTCTGGGACGATGGACCGTATGAGCGCTGCAACTCCTCCCACCGAGCGCCGGGTCTCCGCCCGTATCGGCGCGATCTCCGAGTCCGCGACCCTCGCCGTCGACGCCAAGGCCAAGGCCCTCAAGGCCGCCGGCCGTCCGGTGATCGGCTTCGGGGCGGGCGAGCCGGACTTCCCGACCCCGGACTACATCGTCGAGGCCGCGATCGAGGCCTGCAAGAACCCGAAGTACCACCGCTACACCCCGGCCGGCGGCCTGCCCGAGCTGAAGAAGGCGATCGCGGAGAAGACCCTCCGCGACTCGGGCTACGAGGTCGACCCCGCGCAGGTGCTGGTGACCAACGGCGGCAAGCAGGCGATCTACGAGGCCTTCGCGGCGATCCTGGACCCGGGCGACGAGGTCATCGTCCCGGCGCCGTACTGGACGACGTACCCGGAGTCGATCCGGCTGGCCGGCGGCGTCCCCGTGGAGGTCGTCGCCGACGAGACCACGGGCTACCGGGTGTCAGTGGAGCAGCTGGAGGCGGCCCGCACGGAGCGGACGAAGGTCGTCCTGTTCGTCTCCCCGTCCAACCCGACCGGCGCGGTCTACAGCGAGGCGGACACCGAGGCGATCGCCCGCTGGGCCCTGGAGCACGGTCTGTGGGTGCTTACGGACGAGATCTACGAGCACCTCGTCTACGGCGACGCGAAGTTCACATCGGTCCCCGCGCTGGTGCCCGAGCTGCGCGACAAGTGCATCGTGGTCAACGGCGTGGCCAAGACGTACGCGATGACGGGCTGGCGGGTGGGCTGGATCGTCGGCCCGAAGGACGTCGTCAAGGCCGCGACCAACCTGCAGTCGCACGCCACCTCCAACGTCTCGAACGTGGCGCAGGTCGCCGCCCTCGCCGCGGTCTCCGGGGACCTGGAAGCGGTCGCGAAGATGCGCGAGGCGTTCGACCGCCGCCGGCAGACCGTCGTGCGGATGCTCAACGAGATCGACGGCGTGGTCTGCCCGGAGCCCGAGGGCGCGTTCTACGCGTACCCGTCGGTGAAGGGCCTGCTGGGCAAGGAGATCCGCGGGCAGCGTCCGCGGACCTCCGTGGAGCTCGCGGCGCTGATCCTGGAGGAGGCCGAGGTCGCGGTCGTTCCCGGTGAGGCGTTCGGCACGCCGGGTTACCTGCGGCTGTCGTACGCGCTCGGCGACGAGGACCTCGTCGAGGGCGTGTCGCGCATGCAGAAGCTGCTGGCGGAGGCCCGGGGCTGAGGTTCCGTTTCCGCCGGACGACATGAGGGGCGGGCCCCGGCCGGACTTCAGTTCTAGTGGTCGTTGCAACACCCCAGTTCAAGGGGTGTCATGGACTTCGAGATCCGCAAGAACAGGAAGCCGCAGGGGCCCAAGCCGTTGCTCCGTGAGCGGGCCGCATACTTCCAGCTCATGGAGCAGGGCTACAGCACCCGGGAAGCGGCCCGGATCGTCGGCATCGACCGGCGCACGGGCAAGAAGTGGCGCAACGGTCACACGAGGGGCCGCAAGGTAGTTCCTCCGATCCATCCCGAGCACGGGCACGCGTCCGTGACTGCGGGAGATCTGGAGGCGCCGCCTTGCGGCCCTTCGCGGTATCTCCAGGAGCACGACCGCATCCACATCG is a window encoding:
- the secE gene encoding preprotein translocase subunit SecE is translated as MTDAVGSIDMPDAEDEAPESRKKTRKGGKRGKKGPLGRLALFYRQVVAELRKVVWPTRSQLTTYTTVVIIFVVIMIGLVTVIDYGFQAAVKYVFG
- a CDS encoding pyridoxal phosphate-dependent aminotransferase, whose amino-acid sequence is MSAATPPTERRVSARIGAISESATLAVDAKAKALKAAGRPVIGFGAGEPDFPTPDYIVEAAIEACKNPKYHRYTPAGGLPELKKAIAEKTLRDSGYEVDPAQVLVTNGGKQAIYEAFAAILDPGDEVIVPAPYWTTYPESIRLAGGVPVEVVADETTGYRVSVEQLEAARTERTKVVLFVSPSNPTGAVYSEADTEAIARWALEHGLWVLTDEIYEHLVYGDAKFTSVPALVPELRDKCIVVNGVAKTYAMTGWRVGWIVGPKDVVKAATNLQSHATSNVSNVAQVAALAAVSGDLEAVAKMREAFDRRRQTVVRMLNEIDGVVCPEPEGAFYAYPSVKGLLGKEIRGQRPRTSVELAALILEEAEVAVVPGEAFGTPGYLRLSYALGDEDLVEGVSRMQKLLAEARG
- the nusG gene encoding transcription termination/antitermination protein NusG translates to MSDPNLNDAVEPSDSLESAEDALDIVEAADSVDPDQAEAADAAAGEPAEQAAIHVDDEAEAVAEVDEDAEAAEAVAGEQPLEEAEPEAPADPVAALREELRGLPGEWYVIHTYAGYEKRVKANLEQRAVSLNVEDFIYQAEVPEEEIVQIKNGERKNVRQNKLPGYVLVRMDLTNESWGVVRNTPGVTGFVGNAYDPYPLTLDEIVKMLAPEAEEKAAREAAEAEGKPAPARKVEVQVLDFEVGDSVTVTDGPFATLQATINEINADSKKVKGLVEIFGRETPVELSFDQIQKN